A stretch of DNA from Micromonospora sp. WMMD1155:
CGAATTCCAGACAGCCACCCGACCCCCGGGGTGCCGGCCAAAGTCCAGCCGGCCCGCGCGCGAGCGCGGAGCGCCCCGGGGGTCGCTCCATATCCGGAGGCCCCCGATGTCGATGCGCGAACTGGTGGTGCTGGGGACGGCCAGCCAGGCACCGACGCGGCAACGCAACCACAACGGGTACGTGCTGCGCTGGGACGACGAGGTGATCCTCTTCGACCCCGGTGAGGGCAGCCAACGTCAGCTCCTGCACACCACTGTCACCGCCAGCGACCTGACCCGGATCTGCGTCACCCACTTCCACGGCGACCACTGCCTCGGCCTGCCCGGCACCATCCAACGGCTCTCCCTGGACCGGGTGCCGCACCCGGTCGCTGTGCACTTCCCCGCCGGGGGCGCCGAGTACTTCGCCCGGCTACGGCACGCGACCTCCTTCTACGAGACCGCCGAGTTGCGGGTCGAACCCATCGAGGCGGACGGGCAACGGATCACCCTGACGTGCGGCACGCTGGAGGCACGCCGACTGCGGCACCCCATCGAAACGTACGGCTATCGGCTGGTCGAGCCGGACGGCCACCGGATGCTGCCGGAGAAGCTGGCCGCGTACGGCATCGCCGGTCCGGCCGTCGGCGAGCTGATCCGCGTCGGCCACCTGGACCTCGACGGGCGCCGCGTCACCCGCGACGAGGTCAGCGAGCCCCGGCACGGGCAGCGGTTCGCGTTCGTGATGGACACCGGCCTCTGCGACGGGGTGTACGCGCTCGCCGAGCACGCCGACCTGCTGGTCATCGAGTCGACGTTCCTGGAGTCGGAGGCCGCGCTCGCCGCCGAGGTCGGCCACCTGACCGCGGCGCAGGCCGCCCGGGTGGCCACCGAGTCCGGGGTACGCCGACTCGTGCTCACCCACTTCTCCCAGCGCTACCCCGACCCGCGCCGGTTTCACGACGAGGCGCGCGAGCACTTCGACGGTGATCTGATCGTCGCCGAGGATCTGACCACCGTGCAGCTCCCACCCCGCCGGGTAGCCTCGGCCTGGTGACCGTCACGCTCCGCCCCGCCACCGGCGACGACCTGATGGCGGTGGGTGCCCTGCACCAACGCTCCCGGGTCGCCGCGTACTCCGCCTTCCTGCCGCCCGAAGCCCTGGCCGACCCGACACCGGAGGCGATGGGACGGTACTGGGTCGAGCGGTGGCACTGGGAGCGGGACACCCACCGGATGACGGTGGCGGAGCGGGCCGGGGCGCTGGTCGGGTTCAGCCACCTGGGCCCGGACGACGAGGACGACCCCGCCACCGGGCTGCTCAACGCGATCCACCTCGACCCCCGCGAGCAGGGCCGCGGCACCGGTCGCGTGCTGATGGTGGACGCCCTGGACGCCATGCGCGCCCGGAGTTGGCGTCGCGCGGTGCTCTGGGTGCTCCGGGAGAACGCCCACGCCCGCTCCTTCTACGAGCGCGGCGGCTGGACGTCGACGGGCATCGAACGCGAGGAGCAGATCGGCACCGCCCTCACCCCTCAGGTCCGCTACACCCGCCCCCTCTGAACCGGCCGGCCGGGCAGCAGGCCGACGTAGGGGTGCCCGGTGCCCACCTGGGGGCTGGCCCGCCAGGTCGATGTGCTGTTGAGCGATATACCTCAGAGGTATAAATATGACTCTGAGGTATATCGCTCACTGCTGCATCCGCCCGACGGAGGTGACCGACGGTCACCGCCGGCCATGGCTGTGTCCACAGCCATGGCCAGGGTCGGCACGTACCCGTCTAGTGGGCTCCCAGGTGGGCCAGGAGGTCCTGGCGGGTGAGGACGCCCTTGGGCTTGCCGTCGACGAGGACGAGGGCCGCGTCGGACTTCTCCAGCAGCCCGACCGCCTCGCTCACCGGCTGGCCACCACCGATCATCGGCAGCGGGTCGCCCATGTGCCGCTCGATCGTGTCGTGCAGGTGGGCCTGCCCGGTGAAGAGCGCGTCGAGCAGATCCCGCTCCGCGATCGAACCGGCGACCTCACCGGTCACCACCGGCGGTTCCGCCTTGAGCACCGGAAGCTGCGACACCCCGTACTCCCGCATGTAGTCGATCGCGTCGCGGACCGTCTCGGTCGGGTGCACGTGAACCAACTCGGGCAGACCACCCGGCTTGCCCGCCAGCGCGTCGGCCACCGTCGGCTCGGCGCCGGAGTTGTCGAGGAAGCCGTACCGGGCCATCCACGAGTCGTTGAAGATCTTCGAGAGGTAACCCCGGCCGCCGTCCGGCAGCAGCACCACGACCACGTCGTCCGGGCCGGCCTTGCGGGCGACCTCCAACGCGGCGACGACCGCCATCCCGCAGGAGCCCCCCACCAGCAGCCCTTCCTCGCGGGCCAACCGCCGGGTCATCTCGAAGGACGCCTTGTCGGACACCTCGACGATCTCGTCGGCGACCCCCCGGTCGTACGTCTCCGGCCAGAAGTCCTCGCCGACGCCCTCGACCAGGTACGGACGGCCGGTGCCGCCGGAGTAGACCGAACCCTCCGGGTCCGCCCCGATGACGCGCACCCGACCGTCGGACGCCTCCTTGAGGTACCGCCCGATGCCGGAGATCGTGCCGCCGGTGCCCACGCCGGCCACGAAGTGGGTGAGCCCACCCTCGGTCTGCTTCCACAGCTCCGGGCCGGTGGTCTCGTAGTGCGAGCGCGGGTTGGCCGGGTTGCTGTACTGGTTGGGCTTCCAGGCTCCGGGGATCTCCCGGGTCAGCCGGTCGGACACGTTGTAGTACGAACGCGGGTCCTCGGGGGCGACGGCGGTCGGGCAGACCACCACCTCGGCACCGTACGCCCGCAACACGTCCTGCTTGTCCTGGCTGACCTTGTCCGGGCAGACGAACACGCACCGGTAGCCCTTGAGCTGGGCCACCAGGGCCAGCCCGACACCGGTGTTGCCGCTGGTCGGCTCGACGATGGTGCCGCCGGGCTCGAGCAGGCCGGCGGCCTCGGCGTCCTCCACCATCCGCAGCGCGATCCGGTCCTTCACCGAGCCGCCCGGGTTGACGTACTCCACCTTGGCGAGCACGGTGGCCTGGATGCCCGCAGTGACGTTACGCAGGCGGACCAGCGGGGTGTTGCCGATCATGTCGACGACGTTGTCGTAGTACTGCACGGTGTGCCCTTCGTTGCGGCGCCGGCGACGGCGGCCGGGCAGACGGTTCCTCGCGCCCAGCGTACGTGCCGTCAGGGCACCAGCCCGCCCGGGATGACCGAGCTGCGGCGGGCTTCCCACTCCAGGAAGCGATCGGTCTCGGCGAGCACACTGCCGGCCAACCAGGTGATCATGACCGCGTCGTCGGCGAGCCCGAAGATCGCCAGCGGGATCTCCGGCAGGAAGTCGATGGGCGAGACGATGTACGCCGTGGCCGCGGTCATCAGGGCCAGTCGGAAACCGCCGTCGTACTCCCCCTTCGTGGTCGCCCGGATCATCCGGGGCAGCGCGGCCAGGCGGGTGCCCAGCGACGGCCCACCCCGGGCCCCGGCCGCCAGTGCCCGTGCCAGGGCGGCGAACGCCGCACTGCGCTTCAGTGTCTTCCCCATCGTCGTGCTCCTCTCCGCCGGACCAGCGTGGCGGGTCGGCGCAAGTAGGCCGGCCGGCCCTGGACAGATACCCCGGAGCGTCGATTTCCAGGCACCCGAGTGCCGTCGCGACGACAGCGGCGTGTCGGGCCGGCGCGATAATGTCGCGGTATGGGGGTGGCTGATTCCGTCGTACCCGGTGGTACGAGGTGGCGGCAGGCCCGGCGGTTCGCCCGCCTGGCGGCCATCGGCACGGGCGCTACCGTGGCGGCCGCGGTGGCGACCGG
This window harbors:
- a CDS encoding ribonuclease Z: MSMRELVVLGTASQAPTRQRNHNGYVLRWDDEVILFDPGEGSQRQLLHTTVTASDLTRICVTHFHGDHCLGLPGTIQRLSLDRVPHPVAVHFPAGGAEYFARLRHATSFYETAELRVEPIEADGQRITLTCGTLEARRLRHPIETYGYRLVEPDGHRMLPEKLAAYGIAGPAVGELIRVGHLDLDGRRVTRDEVSEPRHGQRFAFVMDTGLCDGVYALAEHADLLVIESTFLESEAALAAEVGHLTAAQAARVATESGVRRLVLTHFSQRYPDPRRFHDEAREHFDGDLIVAEDLTTVQLPPRRVASAW
- a CDS encoding YkvA family protein, whose amino-acid sequence is MGKTLKRSAAFAALARALAAGARGGPSLGTRLAALPRMIRATTKGEYDGGFRLALMTAATAYIVSPIDFLPEIPLAIFGLADDAVMITWLAGSVLAETDRFLEWEARRSSVIPGGLVP
- a CDS encoding cystathionine beta-synthase, producing MQYYDNVVDMIGNTPLVRLRNVTAGIQATVLAKVEYVNPGGSVKDRIALRMVEDAEAAGLLEPGGTIVEPTSGNTGVGLALVAQLKGYRCVFVCPDKVSQDKQDVLRAYGAEVVVCPTAVAPEDPRSYYNVSDRLTREIPGAWKPNQYSNPANPRSHYETTGPELWKQTEGGLTHFVAGVGTGGTISGIGRYLKEASDGRVRVIGADPEGSVYSGGTGRPYLVEGVGEDFWPETYDRGVADEIVEVSDKASFEMTRRLAREEGLLVGGSCGMAVVAALEVARKAGPDDVVVVLLPDGGRGYLSKIFNDSWMARYGFLDNSGAEPTVADALAGKPGGLPELVHVHPTETVRDAIDYMREYGVSQLPVLKAEPPVVTGEVAGSIAERDLLDALFTGQAHLHDTIERHMGDPLPMIGGGQPVSEAVGLLEKSDAALVLVDGKPKGVLTRQDLLAHLGAH
- a CDS encoding GNAT family N-acetyltransferase: MTVTLRPATGDDLMAVGALHQRSRVAAYSAFLPPEALADPTPEAMGRYWVERWHWERDTHRMTVAERAGALVGFSHLGPDDEDDPATGLLNAIHLDPREQGRGTGRVLMVDALDAMRARSWRRAVLWVLRENAHARSFYERGGWTSTGIEREEQIGTALTPQVRYTRPL